tgagacatttttctttttcttttttaaaagaagcacCCATGGCTAAATGTCAGTAAGAGTCTTCAGAGTGCCAACGCGACACCTCAATAAGGACTCTGGAAAGGAAGAGGCTCCAAAGTCCCATCTGGGAAGTGAGTGCTTCCAAATTCTTGCCTTTGCTGCTTGTGCATCAGTCAGTCAGTCAATAATGATCGGATATGAACTCGAACCTTCCGGAAGGTGGTTTCTTCCCAAATTGCAATCTGTggtgctgactgtggaataaATTCCCTATTTTTGTGCAGGCCATATCTTATTCACAAAAGTCTTAACCCATCCACTGAGTACAGAATAACATGCTGTTGCAGTCGGTGAGTCCTGAAATTTCATTAGCAGTCTGCCCTCTAGTGGGGAAACACAGTACGTTAGATAACAAAAAGGAGCGGGGAGAaggtgtttttcttctcttttagagAGCAAATGAATTCAAGTTTTCCAGATAGTGCAAGGTGAGGCAGTCAACCTCAGAAGACAGCTTCCAGAGCTGACTCAAGCAAGGCTCACACTGAATAGGCTCCCAGGTGAGAGTTAAAGACAGGTGGTGCTTCAGGGATTAAGGTCCTTCTCACGTCTGTTGAATCCTCCAGAGCTCTCCTTGGGCAATAGCATTCGGTTCCATTTTCTTGTTAGAAAAATAAGACCCACTCTAAGAGCAAACAACATACAGGAATGTTAAAAAGAATAGGCTTTTCGTAATTTTTTTGCAAATCATTAATGCACAGGAGCCTTTCAAAAGAGCcctattgaatttttaaaaaggcaaagatgCACAAGTTTTATAAAAAGGCCAAGTCTTTGTGGTTGTTATTTTTTAAGAGAAGAGTCTATTACGTGATGGTGGCTGGATGTTGGTAAGGCAGAAAATGACCTTGAGATGTGTTGTCTTGGATTTTGTCTCTATCTTTAACAACTTCAGAACTTGGCTTGCTTCAGTTTATCAATATGGTAGCAGAGTTTCAGCGCAGGTCCCAGCTTCAGGCCTAGGTATTTCATGATCATGTCACTCTTCAGCAACAGTAGAGCATTGCCATCAATCTCCTGGTGGATTggggtcagaaaaaaaagaaaacccagaagaagGTCAGAGTAATTAAATAGTGGCTAAGGTTGAGGTCATAGTCAGAGGATGAGGTAATGGCATATGGATTTATTTAGATGGCATAGTCTCTCGGTCTCAGGTCAagatcttctttaaaaaaattacacgCCACTTAAAAAGTACTATGTGCTCATTTTCCCACCATCTCCCAGGGTCATGTGACATGCTGGACTTTTCATATTCTTACACTACCATCATTGGAAGAATCAGATATAACCCACCCATGTTCCCAATATTCCACATATAATGTTATCTCCTCATTCAAACTAGGGCTGAAGGAGAACGGAGCATCTTCCATTAGACCGTGAAACTAGTGGTTACCTTCCCTTTCCAAATGCTACCATGAAGCCCGGACTTCGTCCATCACCCTAATCTCTTGTTTCTTTCCTCAGTAGACCTGCCTACCTTTAGGTGATTATCAAACTGGATTTcaggagttttgtttttgttttttggccctGGCAATAATACTAGGCAGCATGCAACTTAGCAATGCACTTTCTTCATCCCCAGGGTTTAGCACAAAGAACCATAAAGGGTATGTGCCAATCTTCCTTACCTTGTTGAATTCATGAGCCCAGCAAGGCTGGATTTCCTCACTGCCTCACCTTTAGTGCTATGTTCAGGTAACTAAAGACAAACAGTGGAAATTTTGGGTGCTCAGGTGGGGAGAAAAGGCACAATACAGGATTCATCTAAATGTGGGAGGGTGACTAGTCACTCTCATTcagctatccatccatccatttattcagTCATCCAGCATCAGtggagcacctactctgtgtcaCTTTCCTTCCATGTCCTTGACAAAATGGCAAAACTCATCTGTGGGCCACTCCTAGGAGCCTAATTTCCTAATACTTTCTCTTTACCCCACCTCCTAGACTTCCAGCATCTTCTACCATCCTAGAAGAGTGCCAGACTCCCTCCACCCAAACCTAAACATAACTCAGTCTGTGGTTCTTAGTCTCAAGGCCctgttaccaaaccaaaaaaccattgcctactcatagtgaccctataggacagagtagaactgccccatagggtttccaaggagtgtgtggtggattcaaactgctgaccttttggttagcagctgtagctctgaaccGCTATAccaacagggttttcaaggccctgttaaaaaaaaaaaaaaaaaacaaaaccgtcaccgtcgagttgattccgactcattccatagctcttaatcactatactaCCAAGACCCTGTTAGGTCAGGTCAAATATATCCCTAATAAAATGTGAGTATTGGGTTACAGGATGCTTTCCAAGACCCTCCTCAGATGTAAGAGTATGGTTTCTATCACAGAATCACCTAGATAAAGtgagaggcaggaaggaagaaataatgggTACAGAATAATGTCCTCCTTCCCAAAGATGTCTAAGTGCTAATATCCAGAACCTGTggatatgttggaaaccctggtggcgtagtggttaagagttcagctgctaaccaaaaggttggcagttcaaatccaccagctgcttcttggaaaccctgtggggcagttctactctgtcctatagactcactATGGGTGTTCGGATTTGGGTGGATATGTTAAGTTGCATGGCAAAAGGGAATTAAGGTTCTAgaaggaattaaggttgctaatgagtTGGCCTTAAAACAGGGAGATAAACCTAGATTAGCAGGGGTCGAGGGATGTAATCACAACAGCCCTGAAAAGAAAAGAGGGAATCAgaagcaggatccagagagatGGCAGTCTGAGAAGGGCTCTGCCTGTCATTACTGGCTTTGAAAATGGGTGCAGGGGTCAGTGAGACAAGTGATAAGGAAAGGGATTCTCCCTCAAGTCCCCAGAATGGGacatagccctgctgacaccttgattttagcccagtgagacttgTGTCAGAATTATGACGtacaaaactgtaagataataagttTATGTTGACTTAAGCCacaaagtttgtggtaatttgctacaacaacaatgggaaactaatacagtaagcTTGGCAGGTAAAGTGTTAATTAcccttttttttcatttactatcGTTATATTTCAGAGTCTTCTGAATGAGTATAATGATACCTACCTAATGAGAGCTAAGatccctgggtagagcaaatggtttgcacttgactactaacctaaaggttggcagtttggacatACCCAgcacactgcagaagaaagacctggtgacctccttctataaagattacagccaagaaaaccctatggagcagttttactctgaaacacatggggtcaccgtgagttagaatacactcaatggcaacaggtttggctcgGTTTAATGAGAGCTATCTACACGCCAGATAATGTGCTGAgtaacattttctcatttaaccctcaaagCAGCTTAGGGAATGGGCACAATTAGTTTGCCTGGACTATTGCAAGTGCATTGTAAATGTTTATGGCATGTACAGACAGACGAATGATGGGCAGGAAAACGGGTACTCTTGATGAAGGTCAATGTGGGGAACAGATGGGACAAATACCCCTTGAGAACAAAACTAAATGGTTGTTCTGCTCACCTCTGGTTCACTTGAGCACTGACCTTAGGGCTTAGTTCAGTTGCCCCAGCAGCCCCCAGCTCCCTGAACCATGCCCTCCTTCCATGACCccatcccttcccaccctcatctAGACCAGGGCCCACCCTTCGCATACATGCTTTCTGAAGAGCTCCACGTGAGGCCCCAAAGCCTGAGGGTCGGCGTCTTTCACGAACCAAACCACATCCTCCACTGTCCAGGTGGAGGGATTCCTGCTCCTGGGCCGCCTGACGTCCTGCCCATCTGGAGAAGGGTTTGAGGCTGGATGGGATGAGCATAGAGAGGGAGACCATAAGACAATGAGATTACGGACTCCATACCTGCCTGTGTGCTGCCTGCCCTCACCTAGAAGGTGTTCCTCAGGACCCTGGAGTCTAAGATGTGAGTGGCTATCCTTGTCTATGAGATGCCTGGGTTCAGGAGCCTGGAGCACGGGAGGCCACTTCTGGAGAAAGCACCCCCTGCCACATTTATGCAAAAGCTGTTTGCTTTCCCAGGAAATGAAGCATTAGaaaatgattttcttttcaaaaggcTGAAactcatcatctgtaaaatggcaatgcTCTCTACctgaaagaaggagccctggtggcttagttgttaagtgctcagctgctaactgaaaggtcagtggttcaaacccactagctccACAAGAGCAAGGAGTGGACGTCTGCTtgtataaagattacaggcttggaagccccatggggctgttctattctgtcctatacggtcagaGTCcagtcaacggcaatgggtgtggtttgggTTTTCTACCTGGAAGGGTGAGTATGAAATTAGCTCATGCCTGGACCATGGCTAACCTGTATCAGATGCTCAACAGAAGGAAGGTGACTCCCTGCCTGCCCCTTTGCTCTCCTGCACACCTCCTGTCTGGGCACATTTGTTATGGCCCAATGCTTCCCCTTTCCATCTTTTGCtggtgctttttctttttaaaaaccagttgccatcaagttgactgactcacagcaaccccgcatgtgtcagagtagagctgtgctccgtagagttttcaatggctgattttttagaagtaggtcaccaggcctttcttctgaggtgccctgagtggactcgaaccaccagacttttggttagcagctgagcgcatcaactgtttgcactacccagggactccttgctcCTCTCTAAAAGGCATTTATCTTCTCTCCTTTCCGTTGAAGTTCCACCCACCGCCAAAGCCCATCTCCTTCATAAGCAGCATTTCTCTGCTCCCTGCCACCTGGATGTCACCTTCCCCCCTCTTTAATCCTGATATCTTGGTTTATCCTTCTTTTCAGATGCTTTCCACATTCCTCCTTATATTACAGTTATTTGTGTTCTTGTCTATAACCTCCAGTTAGATTTTAATTTCCTGAGGATTCTCTTTTTTGCCACCTCTCAATTTACTGAGTGCCTTCTCTGTGACAGGCCCTGTGCAAAGTGTTTAGTAAATAAGACAAACGTGATCCTCTCATCACAGAGTTCATAATCATTGGCCCCACCATGGCTCTGACTACAGtaaatgtatttataaatatgtgttaaaaaatctgttgccgttgagttggttccaactcatagcgaccctataggacagagtagaactgcccatagagtttccaaggagcgcctggtggagtcgaactgctaacctttaggttagcagccatagcacttaaccactccaccaccagggttttcaaatgtGTTCAGCAAACGTAAAAGGAATCCATGCGCTTTGCAGAAACAGTATAGGTAACTTATACAGAAGCCTCATGTAGGCAATCCATAGTCCTATTCTCAGGCTAGAAAAAAGTCAAGGCTCTGAGCACGAAGCAGCgtccctacagagcagttctgagTTTGAAGTTGAGACGCCCTCTcttctatttcctttcttttatctcaAGATGCAGTAGTTTTCTACCACCTTTTGGCCTCCTCCCTTTGATGTGCTTGAGAAGTTcatggtgctccattaaaaatTAGTGTTGACAAAAATACAGCATCACATTTCTGAATCTGTCCCACATACATAAAGGTTTGTTTGAAAATTGGATCTCCTTTGAGATTCTTCCTGCCTTTTCCTGGTTGGACCTGGAAGGGTCTCACAAGGTGGTTTGGCACAGGCCATTTTGTCGAAAAAATGTTAATGCAGCCCGGAGCCATCTGAATGCTGATGCCTGCTTATTAGAGATGATTTCACTCCGTTTAAAGACATCTGCACTCAACATGGGGAGGAGGAATCACAGAAATCGCATTTGCCTTTGGATTCCACCCCATCAGAGTGCCCGCGTTAATCAGAGTGATAATAGATGCTCTGATTACAAAGGCTGGAAGTCTTTAGTGCCAAGGGTGATTTTAGAGTGATCAGAGCAGAGGTCAAGTCTAATTTCCTGTACttgataggaagaaaaaaaacagaccaaTGAGCAGGATCATCCACGGGAGCCTGAGGTCCTCGGAGCAAGGTCAGGACGatccttgcccaaggccacagccATCGGTGCTGAGCAAGGGGCTGGTTTGGAGGAGGCTCTCGGGGTGATCACTGTGGAGGGAAGGAGACAACAGAGTTGGGAAAGTGGGCTCCATTCCTGGCACCTGGCACTAGCTGTGGGCATTTTTCGCTTTTCCATCATGGAGCGGCTACAGCTGAAACCTGACTCTGGAGCCCTTCTCTGAGGGGGCCTTTTAGTCGTAGAACACGGAGCAGCAGGAAGCTTAAGCCACACCTCAAGGGTTGCTTACGATCCAAAGCACATAAACTAGCTCTAGGAGGAAGAAAGATGGAACTTTCCAGTGGCAGGTTTGTAAAGCCTTTGGGGCGTCTGTGCTCACAGGGCTAATACACGAGTCCCCCCACACACTCGccacctctccccccaccccccccccccagctgcTGCGAGGGCGTCAGGAAGACAGATGGGTTCAGGCTGACACAGCCAGGGCAGGCAGATGTGACAGGTCAACGGTAAGACATGATGGATGGGAAAACGCCTTGCACCTAAACGCACAGAACACCACCGCGCTTGCCAAATGCCTTTATGAGAAGGCAGCATTCTCCAGCATGGAGGACTTTGTGCCTGGTGATGTGGGTTCACTGCTGAAGACACGTGAAAAGCGAAACAGAGTTTTGAAAGGATGTATAATTAAATACTGattaggtttgctttttttttccctaaagcctAACTCACATTTACCAGAAATAGAATGACAATGAATCAGTGCTGAAAAGCGATCCCGGACATTTTCACAGCGCAGGTCTGTAAGTCTCTCTCTGTCTGACACATTCCCACAAGCATGTACATAATTTTCCCTTTGCTCATTCATAATTCAGGAGGAACTTTTTAGCTAACAGTAGAGTCATGTGGAAGAGTAGAATTAGCAATGAGCTGGGAGTTGGAAATCCCTACCACACACCAACGATGCCATCTTCCCCATGCCTCCCCTTTGTAAAATAATGGTGTTGGAATgatctcaggagtccctgggtggtgcaggtggTTAGGCTCCCAGCGGCTAAGCAAAATGTTGGTGGCTCGAATCCAAccagaggcattttggaagaaaggcctggtgaactgcttctgaaaaatcagccattgaaaatcctatggagcacagttctactctgacacatttggggtcaccatgagtcggagtccacttgacagcacctggtttggttttttgatttggaaTGATCTCCAAGGTTCCACCTATGATGCTTTATGATTCTTCTACACTAAGGCTGTCCTGAGCAATGCTAAGAAGAGTTACCTTCTTACTCATCTGAAGCATCATCAGTGTGGCCAAGTGTGACACACTGAATGAAGAGCCAAAGGCCAGGCTTCTAGTCCTTCCTGGCTCTAATCACTCTCTATGCAGCTCAATatcttcatctataaagtgggaatATTATTTCTTGCTTCATAAGAGCATCATAAGGATCAAATGTGTGGCTCTAGGATGGAGCCTGACACCTTGAAGGGAAGCCCATCAGTATCCAACTAGGAGGGACCCTTCTGTGTCCTTCAGGCCGCTAAaagctccctctgccctctcaaccTCTCTGGCAGCTGGAACTGGGTGAGCGAGGATGGGGTGAAGGAAAGGGGAGGAGAGGCCATTCTCAGCTCCTCCAAGTGATCTGCTCcctgcagaatgctttctttctaGAAACAAGGCCATGAAGAGTGTGTGAGGTGCCCAGGCTAGCCCACAATCTGGGCAAAATCAGGTGCACTTGAAACAGTATTATTATCCATTGTTTCTATTCTAAGAGTGTTCAAGGCACTGTAAGGTGAGAGAGATACAAGTGAAGAGAGCCTGACCAGCCCTTAGATTTTAatcaagtttttcttttaattcttcaaGACCGGCCAGCCAGCCTATGTGAGAAGAGGGGATGCTTCCAGAGATAGTAGAGACCATGGGCTTGAAGTCAGGTTGAGCTGGACTGGATTCCTTCTCTGCCACCAGCAATTTAATGTCTGTGGGGAAGCCTCTGGCCATTCATCCTCCCTGCCACCCCTCCCCGCCAGCTCTTGCTTCCATTTCAGCTGGTGCCACTGGCACTTCTCTGGGAAGCCTTTCTTGACTTCCAAGAGTAGGATTGTCCCCCTTTCCCTGTCTGATTCTCTCACACCATCCATACTTTTCCCTTGGAGCAATCATCACAGTTGTAGCTAAATTTGTGCAATGATTTGTTAATGTTTGTCTCCCTGAAACTGCAAACTCTAAGACAATAGGGATCACATCTGTCTGTTCTCAGGTCCATCCTTGCAGCTGAGACATGCACCTGGCACATCGTGCTCAGTAAGTCTCTGTTGACTAGAACTGAAGcctctctgagtcttagtttcctcacctgtaaagcaCCTACCTTGTTGGTCTATTGTGAGGATTGTTTGGAATGATGTTGTAAAACATTCAGTAGTAAGAATTAATCAAAAGGTAGTTGCTATTCTTATTATTCTCTGTAATTCCATAAATGACCAGTAGATTCATCTTTCTAAATCCCATGGCCATCGGCTCACTTCATGTTCAGAAGTGCCTGGTTTCCAGTTACCCACAGAATAAAGCTTGAGCCAGACATGGACACCAAGCAACCTTCCAGTCAATTTCCTTCAGCATCCTCTACTTCCCCCAAATGAATAGCTTggctcttttggaaaccctggtgggtgcAG
This is a stretch of genomic DNA from Elephas maximus indicus isolate mEleMax1 chromosome 1, mEleMax1 primary haplotype, whole genome shotgun sequence. It encodes these proteins:
- the SCML4 gene encoding sex comb on midleg-like protein 4 isoform X8, with the translated sequence MNRYSVDPSTFNHRGSLHPSSSLYCKRQNSGDSQLGGGPTSTAGGVRTSTAGGVRTSLLSSGSPWASGLRPPASSPKRNGTSLDGNRCASNPSPDGQDVRRPRSRNPSTWTVEDVVWFVKDADPQALGPHVELFRKHEIDGNALLLLKSDMIMKYLGLKLGPALKLCYHIDKLKQAKF